From the Brassica napus cultivar Da-Ae chromosome A8, Da-Ae, whole genome shotgun sequence genome, one window contains:
- the LOC106418803 gene encoding uncharacterized protein At3g43530-like translates to MKGRKRKNPSTTCVGVSSRTRARKAVSAGNEPARETTVVSLSVDSESDDMSAVSSKARQPPQPLELCFKSTEFTKTCKIQTKCLVKNTVDVIKKLKEEVKWFTTHPQFRHFFHMPDEQYLKLQGMWMLLLRTISTEEEDVAWFGVNGVPIRYSMREHALISGLDCHEYPRKYLKLGSTKFVDYYFGGLKKITITDVEHKLLSMKTPCNDRLKMAVLFFLGRVIRGQAKDCGPVDPFILRIVEDLDVCRTFPWGRLTFEDAIKNIKHMMELLKGEVHSACGFPGFIIPLEVKHTI, encoded by the exons ATGAAGGGCCGAAAAAGAAAGAATCCATCTACTACGTGCGTTGGAGTCTCCAGTAGAACTAGAGCTAGAAAGGCGGTCTCAGCTGGGAATGAGCCGGCAAGAGAAACGACTGTAGTTTCTCTCTCTGTTGATTCAGAAAGTGATGACATGTCTGCTGTATCATCTAAG GCAAGGCAACCACCACAGCCCCTTGAATTATGCTTCAAGAGCACAGAGTTCACGAAGACTTGCAAGATTCAAACCAAGTGCCTTGTGAAGAATACAGTGGACGTGATTAAGAAGCTTAAGGAGGAGGTTAAATGGTTCACAACCCATCCTCAATTTCGTCACTTCTTCCACATGCCTGATGAACAATACCTGAAGCTCCAAGGAATGTGGATGTTACTCTTGCGCACCATTTcgactgaagaagaagatgttgcaTGGTTTGGTGTGAATGGTGTTCCCATCCGCTATTCTATGAGGGAGCATGCCCTCATCTCGGGCTTAGACTGCCATGAGTATCCGAGGAAATATTTGAAGCTCGGGAGTACGAAGTTTGTGGATTATTACTTCGGTGGACTAAAGAAGATCACCATAACAGATGTGGAGCACAAGCTGTTGTCTATGAAGACGCCATGCAATGATAGATTGAAGATGGCTGTCTTGTTCTTCCTTGGTCGGGTTATCAGAGGACAGGCAAAGGATTGCGGACCAGTAGACCCGTTCATCTTAAGGATCGTGGAAGATTTGGATGTTTGCAGAACATTTCCATGGGGTCGTTTGACATTTGAAGATGCAATAAAGAACATCAAGCATATGATGGAGCTTCTGAAGGGTGAAGTGCACTCGGCATGCGGCTTTCCTGGATTCATAATTCCATTAGAGGTAAAGCATACAATTTAG
- the LOC106418804 gene encoding uncharacterized protein LOC106418804: MRVINLINQKSKEWDVGLLEDYVASEDIPFIRSLAISSAHRRDTFCWNYTKNDQYTVKSGYWVARNLLKAEDEKEVLEPSARNDKLFRGIDRDPLELVRYAESECQAWFNANEMVSSTPQGHSIDEPQVLSLGNICMIDGSWTSTAQLSGYGWAWIDSLGKVQLMGTRNYGSTEMDDGEYASALDMLELQNGLQGFDRHD; this comes from the exons ATGAGAGTCATCAATCTTATTAATCAAAAATCGAAGGAATGGGATGTTGGATTACTGGAGGACTATGTTGCCTCTGAAGATATACCTTTCAtaaggagtttggccataagctcaGCTCATCGCCGTGACACATTTTGTTGGAACTACACTAAGAATGACCAGTAcacggttaaatcaggatattgGGTAGCTCGCAACTTATTGAAGGCTGAGGATGAGAAGGAAGTATTGGAGCCCAGT GCAAGAAATGATAAACTATTTAGGGGAATAGACAGAGATCCTTTGGAGTTAGTTCGCTATGCGGAGAGTGAGTGTCAAGCCTGGTTCAATGCAAACGAGATGGTGTCATCAACTCCACAAGGACATAGTATTGACGAACCTCAAGTCTTAAGCTTAGGTAATATTTGCATGATAGACGGGTCATGGACTTCTACGGCACAGCTTAGCGGGTATGGATGGGCTTGGATAGACAGCTTGGGAAAAGTTCAACTTATGGGAACACGAAACTATGGAAGCACTGAGATGGACGATGGAGAGTATGCTTCAGCACTCGACATGTTAGAGCTTCAGAACGGACTGCAAGGATTTGATCGCCATGATTAA
- the LOC106418800 gene encoding protein FAR1-RELATED SEQUENCE 5-like, with the protein MKWISGDGEGEDEIHTIVFKESVEEITYSALVERICRKIKVDGYKVETKISYFPMVLYSNKLSYVWNDEDVFGYLLQVNHEKCRSVLHVEFNKTVQEEDDEADVYVGLSDREATDGEATDTWATDREACEADGVLTLYDDIEIHGNVTERDAIVIEDTEARPSVEVTPAVKERDDGMDLASDTKRYVIKCRAAKEGCKWYVRVAKLMNSDSWTVRSYIKQHRCSVVTTRTLPNRRRGTPGIVAAVLAQDYPGSLDTPAPNALIQLVHHRVAVKVSYTTSWRGKRLAANKVRGSPEESYTLLNSYMHMLKQSNPGTVARVVVDEAQKFKYLFFALGASIEGFTAMRKVLIVDATHLKNVYGGVLFVATAQDPDHHHYPIAFGIADGEKEHSWVWFMEQLKSVISDVPGLVFLSDRNKSLIKAVSLVFPQAAHGYCIWHLAQNVKVHVRNNRETCTFKFMGCAHAYTEAEFLNLYNAFRMRYPSAAEYLDKSVEERKWARCYFEGDRYNVDTTNSVESFNGVISDARKLNILPMCDFIIGKMAEWFNIHRKEAAEIPPALKLVPIVEAEMSKRCVDAGFLSVVELNSFHLEYSVSGSDGKHYTVDMAMMTCSCEQFDKDKYPCVHAVAAATFMTDKAGKELHLSEYCSKYYLVEQWALAYHRTIYPVPHMSDWIIPEEVKAMKVLPPDYEVKKGKPQQTRFPSAGESRGRGKRGKGRASGTGRASSTGTANGTGSTSGAGSSSGTGRARGGGMGAYFECGIGAGPGV; encoded by the exons ATGAAATGGATTTCGGGAGAtggtgaaggagaagatgaaattcaCACGATTGTGTTTAAGGAATCAGTGGAGGAGATCACATACTCTGCTTTGGTTGAGCGTATTTGCAGAAAGATAAAGGTAGATGGATATAAGGTGGAAACGAAGATTAGTTACTTTCCAATGGTCTTGTATTCAAACAAGCTATCATATGTCTGGAATGATGAAGATGTTTTTGGTTATCTACTGCAAGTAAATCATGAGAAGTGTAGAAGTGTTCTACATGTGGAGTTCAACAAAACGGTTcaagaagaggatgatgaagctgatgtcTATGTCGGTCTATCCGATAGAGAGGCTACTGATGGAGAGGCTACTGATACATGGGCTACTGATAGAGAGGCTTGTGAAGCAGATGGTGTGCTCACACTTTACGATGACATTGAAATTCATGGTAATGTCACCGAAAGAGATGCGATTGTGATTGAAGATACAGAAGCAAGACCATCAGTTGAAGTAACCCCAGCTGTCAAGGAACGGGATGATGGTATGGATTTGGCT TCGGACACTAAGAGATATGTGATAAAATGCCGAGCAGCCAAAGAAGGCTGCAAGTGGTATGTGCGTGTTGCAAAGTTGATGAATTCAGATAGTTGGACGGTTAGAAGTTACATCAAACAGCATAGATGTTCTGTTGTTACTACAAGAACACTTCCTAATAGAAGGAGAGGCACACCAGGAATCGTTGCAGCTGTTTTGGCTCAAGATTATCCCGGTAGTTTAGACACACCAGCTCCCAACGCCTTGATCCAGCTGGTTCATCACAGGGTGGCTGTGAAAGTATCATACACAACGTCATGGAGAGGAAAAAGATTAGCTGCTAATAAAGTGCGAGGAAGTCCAGAAGAGAGTTAtactttattaaattcttatatGCACATGCTGAAGCAGTCGAATCCTGGCACAGTAGCTCGAGTGGTTGTGGATGAGGCCCAAAAGTTTAAATATCTGTTTTTTGCTTTGGGAGCTAGCATAGAAGGGTTTACCGCTATGAGGAAAGTCCTCATTGTCGATGCAACACACCTGAAGAATGTTTATGGTGGAGTTCTATTTGTTGCGACTGCTCAAGATCCCGATCATCACCACTATCCAATTGCGTTTGGTATTGCAGATGGTGAGAAAGAGCATAGTTGGGTGTGGTTTATGGAACagttgaaatcagtgatatctGATGTTCCTGGATTGGTGTTTCTTTCAGATAGAAACAAAAGCTTGATCAAGGCAGTAAGTCTAGTGTTCCCTCAGGCCGCTCATGGTTATTGTATATGGCATTTGGCTCAGAATGTTAAAGTACATGTCCGTAACAACAGAGAAACTTGCACGTTTAAGTTTATGGGCTGCGCACACGCTTATACAGAGGCTGAGTTCTTGAACCTTTATAATGCTTTTCGCATGAGGTATCCTAGCGCAGCGGAGTATCTTGACAAAAGTGTTGAAGAGAGGAAATGGGCGAGATGTTACTTTGAAGGAGATAGGTACAATGTTGACACCACCAATTCAGTGGAATCTTTTAATGGTGTTATTAGTGACGCGAGAAAGTTAAACATACTACCAATGTGTGATTTCATCATCGGGAAAATGGCTGAATGGTTCAACATACATAGGAAGGAGGCAGCTGAAATACCACCCGCACTAAAGCTTGTTCCTATTGTGGAAGCGGAAATGTCTAAAAGATGTGTTGATGCAGGGTTTCTTTCCGTTGTCGAGTTAAACAGCTTCCATCTTGAGTACAGTGTCTCAGGAAGTGACGGGAAGCATTATACCGTTGATATGGCTATGATGACTTGTAGCTGTGAGCAATTTGATAAAGACAAATACCCATGTGTCCATGCAGTAGCTGCTGCCACATTCATGACTGATAAAGCGGGAAAGGAACTTCATCTATCTGAGTATTGTTCTAAGTACTATTTAGTGGAGCAATGGGCTTTGGCTTATCACAGGACAATATATCCTGTTCCTCATATGTCTGATTGGATTATACCTGAAGAAGTTAAAGCAATGAAAGTGCTTCCtccagattatgaagtcaaaaaagGAAAACCGCAGCAAACTCGATTTCCATCGGCAGGAGAATCTCGTGGAAGAGGAAAAAGAGGCAAAGGGAGAGCCAGCGGCACAGGTAGAGCCAGCAGCACAGGCACCGCTAACGGCACAGGCAGTACCAGTGGCGCTGGCAGTTCCAGCGGCACAGGCAGAGCGAGAGGAGGAGGTATGGGAGCGTATTTTGAATGTGGAATTGGTGCAGGTCCAGGTGTTTGA
- the LOC106418744 gene encoding uncharacterized protein LOC106418744, producing the protein MADWGPVVIAVILFVLLTPGLLFQIPARGRIVEFGNMQTSGASILVHSIIFFGLITIFTIAIRLHIYTG; encoded by the coding sequence ATGGCGGATTGGGGACCTGTGGTGATCGCAGTGATATTGTTCGTGCTTTTGACACCGGGACTGCTCTTTCAGATTCCGGCGAGAGGTCGAATCGTCGAATTCGGGAATATGCAAACTAGCGGCGCCTCGATTCTCGTTCACTCCATCATTTTCTTTGGTCTCATCACCATCTTCACCATCGCCATTCGTCTCCACATCTACACCGGTTAA
- the LOC111199919 gene encoding nestin-like codes for MCKSRFTKSSMKGYPLEDIYAALGHTKVINSVLVPTVGEEIMLARIIDEEREYHCEGSTSDTWNHWLNVKQKKIFWKELYDLDVAARVFKKKKDKEKVTFLEDSSSKSGLESLKALEEKILGAMSEGFSGLKSVVEAKLGDMDVRMSKFEKNQRQLKRRAKKIEEKLTSIESNKNEERNYGEDMDFGWDDRDYGRAEGKENSEKAKEDKENSESGEEKDVVSGGENSKDGEKDKGNVEEEEEKENEADKTELGTREKDEVSEEDYDTEEEAEKRRVEADALWKSILSEETEYLEKEAEKVAKGTPTPPRGRPKRLAARNIVLTPPEEFLRGPTVSAPSPIETEKEAETVVEEEGEEMAVEAEESDEESLTEKKC; via the exons ATGTGCAAGAGCCGGTTTACAAAGAGTAGCATGAAGGGCTATCCTTTGGAAGATATATATGCTGCACTTGGACACACAaag gttatTAACAGTGTGTTGGTGCCAACTGTGGGTGAGGAAATCATGCTGGCTCGTATAATTGATGAGGAGCGAGAGTATCATTGTGAGGGAAGCACAAGTGATACTTGGAACCACTGGCTAAATGTGAAgcagaagaagatattttggaAAGAGCTATACGACTTAGATGTTGCTGCACGAGTgtttaagaagaagaaggacaaAGAAAAGGTGACGTTTTTAGAAGATTCGTCTTCTAAATCTGGGTTGGAGAGCTTGAAAGCTCTGGAAGAAAAGATTTTGGGGGCCATGAGTGAAGGGTTTTCTGGTCTTAAATCAGTGGTGGAGGCAAAGCTGGGTGATATGGATGTGAGGATgagtaaatttgaaaagaacCAGCGACAACTTAAAAGAAGGGctaagaaaatagaagaaaagCTGACTTCTATTGAGAGCAACAAAAATGAGGAGAGGAACTATGGTGAAGATATGGATTTTGGATGGGATGATAGAGATTATGGTAGAGCTGAAGGGAAGGAAAACAGTGAGAAGGCTAAGGAAGACAAGGAAAACAGTGAGTCTGGCGAGGAAAAGGATGTGGTCTCGGGTGGGGAAAACAGtaaggatggtgagaaagacAAGGGAAacgtggaggaagaagaagagaaggagaacgAGGCTGATAAAACAGAGCTGGGAACTAGAGAAAAAGATGAGGTCTCTGAAGAAGATTACGATACTGAGGAAGAGGCTGAGAAGAGGAGAGTAGAGGCGGATGCGTTATGGAAGAGTATTCTTTCTGAAGAGACTGAGTATCTagagaaagaggctgagaaaGTTGCCAAGGGAACTCCTACACCACCACGTGGTAGACCGAAGAGATTGGCCGCGAGAAATATAGTACTTACACCACCAGAGGAGTTTTTAAGAGGACCAACGGTAAGTGCGCCATCACCTATCGAGACTGAAAAAGAGGCTGAGACAGTTGTCGAGGAAGAGGGTGAGGAGATGGCAGTTGAAGCCGAAGAAAGTGACGAGGAGAGTCTCACAGAAAAAAAATGCTGA
- the LOC106418743 gene encoding alkane hydroxylase MAH1-like yields MAINIGLIEICTTFILFLVLLGFLHHKKTPKYLPTNWPVLGMLPGLLVHINRIYDAITELLEASNMTFCFKGPWLSGTDILITVDPANIRYILSSNFDNYPKGMEFKQIFEVLGDSIFNVDSELWEDMRNSSHAIFSHQDFQRFWVNTSVSKLNQGLVPILENAVEKNIIVDLQDLFHRFLFDTSSILITGYDPGCLSIEMPKVNFSYAVDGVADGLFYRHAKPVLFWKLQYWIGVGVEKSMRRGIAVFDEMLQKIISAKREEIKIHGIRDSEGEAMDVLTYYMTIDTTKYKHLKPSNDKFIRDTILGVLIAAKDTTSSALSWFFWLLSKNPEAMIKIRQEINNKMPKFNPADLDKLVYLDGAVCETLRLYPSVPFNHKSPAKPDVLPTGHRVDDNWKIVISIYALGRMKSFWGDDAEDFRPERWISDSGMLRHEPSHKFLPFSAGPRSCLGKKLTFLQIKTVAVKIIQKYEIEVVEGQKSEPVPSVLLRMQHGLNVSVTRM; encoded by the coding sequence ATGGCGATCAACATAGGTTTGATTGAAATCTGCACAACATTCATTTTGTTCCTTGTCCTCCTAGGTTTCTTACATCACAAGAAAACGCCGAAGTATTTGCCCACGAACTGGCCGGTCCTTGGGATGCTTCCGGGTCTGCTCGTCCATATCAATCGTATCTATGACGCGATCACCGAGCTTCTTGAGGCCTCCAATATGACGTTTTGTTTCAAAGGGCCATGGCTTAGTGGAACTGACATACTGATCACTGTTGATCCGGCGAATATCCGTTACATTCTAAGTTCAAATTTCGATAATTACCCCAAAGGGATGGAGTTTAAGCAGATCTTTGAAGTCTTGGGAGATTCTATTTTCAACGTTGACTCGGAGTTGTGGGAGGATATGAGGAACTCGTCTCATGCCATTTTCAGCCATCAAGATTTCCAAAGGTTTTGGGTGAATACAAGCGTAAGCAAATTGAATCAAGGGCTTGTACCTATTCTCGAAAACGCTGTTGAGAAAAACATCATCGTCGACTTGCAAGATCTGTTCCACAGATTCTTGTTTGATACGTCTTCGATTTTGATAACCGGGTATGATCCAGGATGTCTCTCCATCGAAATGCCTAAGGTTAATTTCAGTTACGCTGTGGACGGTGTTGCCGATGGGCTTTTCTACAGACATGCCAAGCCAGTTCTGTTTTGGAAGCTCCAGTATTGGATTGGAGTTGGAGTAGAAAAAAGCATGAGAAGAGGTATCGCGGTGTTCGATGAGATGCTCCAGAAGATCATATCAGCTAAACGAGAGGAGATCAAAATTCATGGGATTCGTGACTCAGAAGGAGAGGCCATGGACGTTTTAACGTATTACATGACTATAGACACGACCAAGTATAAACACTTGAAACCAAGTAACGATAAATTCATCAGAGACACTATTTTGGGGGTTTTGATAGCGGCAAAAGACACAACAAGCTCAGCTCTCTCTTGGTTCTTCTGGCTTCTCTCCAAGAACCCTGAAGCAATGATCAAGATTCGACAAGAGATTAACAACAAGATGCCAAAGTTTAATCCAGCAGATTTAGACAAGCTCGTGTATCTAGACGGTGCCGTGTGTGAGACGCTAAGGCTATACCCATCAGTCCCATTTAACCATAAGTCACCGGCAAAGCCAGACGTGCTTCCCACTGGGCATAGAGTCGATGACAACTGGAAGATAGTCATATCTATTTATGCATTGGGGAGGATGAAATCTTTTTGGGGAGATGATGCAGAAGATTTCAGACCAGAGAGATGGATTTCAGACAGTGGAATGTTGAGACATGAACCTTCACATAAGTTCTTGCCGTTTAGCGCTGGTCCAAGAAGTTGCTTGGGGAAAAAGTTAACGTTCTTGCAGATAAAGACAGTGGCTGtgaaaatcatacaaaaatatgAGATTGAGGTCGTTGAAGGTCAAAAATCTGAACCAGTTCCTTCTGTTCTTCTTCGCATGCAGCATGGTCTCAACGTTAGTGTCACAAGGATGTAG
- the LOC106418801 gene encoding histone H3.v1-like has protein sequence MVEEEVGVEESPTEKIAEEMVEEEEGVEESPTEKIAEEMVEEEEGVEESPTEKIAEEMVEKEEAVEESPTEKNAEEMVEEEAEEAEEAEEAMEAEEAEEAEEEADKVVEKEAETVVEEEGDKYTDEEKQMWALVVYKASEEMADGTTEVRRDGTNEVRTGFKLRCKQKIMMYGKPRGKKKPQRPQSQESAPVIARTPREKRKPQRLQSPYTQVKTEDIDGPKKKRKTKVK, from the coding sequence ATGGTGGAGGAAGAAGTAGGTGTGGAGGAGAGTCCCACCGAGAAAATAGCTGAAGAAAtggtggaggaagaagaaggtgtgGAGGAGAGTCCCACCGAGAAAATAGCTGAAGAAAtggtggaggaagaagaaggtgtgGAGGAGAGTCCCACCGAAAAAATTGCTGAAGAAATGgtggagaaagaagaagctgTGGAGGAGAGTCCCACCGAAAAAAATGCTGAAGAAATGGTGGAAGAAGAAGCTGAGGAAGCAGAGGAAGCAGAGGAAGCTATGGAAGCAGAGGAAGCTGAGGAAGCAGAGGAAGAGGCGGATAAAGTGGTTGAGAAAGAGGCTGAGACAGTTGTCGAGGAAGAGGGTGATAAATACACTGATGAAGAAAAGCAAATGTGGGCCTTGGTCGTTTACAAGGCTAGTGAGGAGATGGCGGATGGGACCACTGAGGTGAGGAGAGATGGAACCAATGAGGTGAGGACAGGGTTCAAGCTTAGGTGCAAACAGAAGATAATGATGTATGGCAAACCAAGGGGGAAGAAAAAACCTCAGCGGCCCCAGAGTCAAGAATCAGCACCTGTGATTGCACGTACGCCAAGGGAGAAGAGAAAACCTCAGCGGCTGCAGAGTCCCTACACGCAGGTGAAGACAGAAGACATTGACGGGCCTAAGAAGAAGCGTAAAACAAAGGTTAAGTAG